AGAGATCGCATTTTGTGATTTACGACGCGGGTGGGGTTCACGAGGAGGTTTTGGAGGTGTTGAGGCCGTGGATGGAGAAGGGCTTCGTGACGTTGCAAGATATAAAGGAGCAGGAGAGGTTCGACGGATATTATCACAACCAGTTCATGGTGGTGAATGATTGCTTGCACAGGTACAAGTTTATGACTAAGTGGATGTTCTTCTTTGATGTGGATGAATATATCTATGTGCCTCCCAAAAGCACCATCAAGACGGTGCTCGATTCGTTTTCCGGATACACCCAGTTCACCATTGAGCAGATGCCCATGAGCAGTAAGCTCTGCCTCTCCGAACCTGCCGGCAGAACCTACAGGTACATGCCATGCATCATGCTCTGTATTCTTGAGAATTGTTTCTTTTAGATCTCTTAGCATGATTTTAGCTGAGAAATAACAGAAATTTCTTGgattaattaatagaaaatctTTGAAATTTGGATACTGGAATTTTGATGATTGAATCGACCTGATATATATCTgcagatgagaattttttttctagatattaAATTAGTTTTGTTGAATTGGCGTGACCATGTAATAGCTCAATTGAAAGAAATTTACACGTATGAGAGTTTAGATtgtagtttataatttattaatttgtcgTATGATCAATTGACTGTTTTCCAGTGTTATCAGTTTTTAGGAATTAATTTAATCTTACTTTGTTTCACAttataattatcttatatatggtgGTTGAGTGGTAGGAACAGTACTTTTGCATTGATGTTGAACATATTCAGGGACCAAGttgtttctttttccccttatttatttCGAAATATGGACACTTTCGTTTAGTCTCAGAATAGATTCTTCCTTCGCTTCATTGGTTTAGGGAAGGTGGAAATGGGGTGGATTTGAACTTTGTTCTAAAGTGATTGCATCTTTTGATATATGGGCTACTGTTAAATCctattatagtatatttattaCACATCTTTGTACAAGgctccttttatttttgggaaGGAGCCGTCAATCAAGGGTGTTCTCTTCACACTTCAGAAAATTAAGATACACGAAAGAGTCTTTAAATGGTCAAATACGACATGATTAGAGTCTTGCCAGGTGTAATGAAAAGGAAACTTATTTTAATGCTTATTAACAGCCACAGGTAATTGAGAGGTAGTACTGGGTCTTAGGATAAACCTTCCCATATTGTATACTGTTACCGTTGGAGTGATATTGATGTATGATTTTAGCTGGATGGTTGATTGTTTGGTTCCatatgagatatatatacaGATCCAGTACGCAGTATCCTTAGTAGCCGTTGGCTAATGGAAACAACAGATAAGCCAAGAAGATGGGTTTTCAGAAACAATCTGAGTTATCAATTGTCTGCAATGTCATAACTGTTTTGTCAACTGCATTTGGCATTTGAAATAAAGCATCTTGTTCACATCCTTTTTTGTCTTGTAATTTTGGAAGATGGCCGAATTTCAGGAGATGGGGTTTTGAGAAGCTTGTGTATAGAGATGTGAAGAAAGGGATTAGGAGGGACCGCAAATACGCCATTCAACCGCGCAATGTGTATGCCACGGGGGTTCACATGTCGCAAAACTTTGCTGGTAAAACAACCTACAAAACGAATGGACGGATCAAATACTTTCATTACCATGGAACCATCGCGGTAAGACGTGAACCATGCAGGAACCTCATCAACTCGACAGGGATCACTTTCGACAAAACCCCTTATGTTATGGACACCACAATGAGAGATGCTGCTGGGTTTGTGAAGAAGTTCGAGCTAAAAATGATTGGATCCAGGTTACAGAGGACAAGACAGTGAcaccattcttttttcttttcccttcaaaCTTTTGTACTATTCtctccgtttttttttttttttttttttgaggttaCATTAACAGAAACTGATTAGgtggtttattttttgtaagataGCTTATGAAATGGTACAGATACGGGTATAAATGAGCTAGCATGTATGAGGGACAGAAGAAAAGAGCATATATATTAGAGGTACTGATCATGTACTTGCATTCTTTATATATGTAAAGCTTGATATTCATTGTTTTATACAGAAGCATTTGAATAAGTTGTAtgattaatttgatttgatcaTCGGGCTTGTCGGCAAGGGAGAATGGTCACTGTTCATCCAACAAAGTAAAAAGGGACCACACACATCCAGCCTCTGAAGGTGGCCAATGAGCTGTGCTGTGCTGTGCTTGCGCGCCTGCTACCTcactttatcattttttttccagaaCTTGTGGTTTCTTTTGTTCATAGGTACcgaagaaaaagtgagggagaaagggtGGAAAATGATGCTTTGTCGATGAGAAAGGATTTCGGTGTGTTGGGAATAATATGCAAAGGGAAGAAAGTCAAAAACGGCATGTGGGTGACACCACAGCCCTCTTTCTAATGTCTTGTCATCTAAATTCTAACTAACACGAGGAAAAAAGTGAGGAAAGGATGAGTACGAAAGAAGGAATCATGATTTTTGTGTGAAATTGCTGTGGTTCTTGAAGGCTTGtatccatgtttttttttctttggtttgaaTTTCTCCTCTTACTTACTTGGTGATCTGCTACATTACAATCAGAaagaaaggatttttttttttttttttttatacgatatctatttttttagaatattttattttttctgtgtATTTTAAGTGTcccaaatttatatatttgtataaaaggCCATAGGTAGAAAGCTAAAGCCATAACATTCTTTATATGCTTTTTGAACTTTGGGTCttctatctttatttctttaaaagaaagtaacaaaacattttttgagGGATCTTACATTCTTACTTGGGGTAGGGGCTTTAGGTAGCTGCTACCCAATTGAGCCGCCTTtgttctctcttcctttcttccttcatctcttataattttttcaatttaattttttttcttatttattttattaaattttaatttcttttatgatatCAGAGCGATTAATTGAGTCGGCCTGATTCTAATTAAATtgtagaatattaatttttgttagtCGATTCCCTCCTCGGATGATGCCTTCCTCGGGAGATTTTCAACGTCGTTCAACCCTATTTTATTTCGAatccatatttattttaacatgaTTTCACTCTTTTGACTTCATCAATATCAAGTCCATTTGTCGTTTATGAAAATCTCATGCCACACGTACCGTGTTGATATAATCCTTCGACATCTTAATAATCTATCTAAATGACGcgtatttatttttccattatatTGACCTCTAAACTATAGGTCGTTTAGCTTCTTGAAAAAACTTcctgaaaaaatattaagaaaaagaaaaaaggaaggatCTAAGGagcttgtttaaaaaaaaaataaataaatagaaagaaatggattggcccatataaataaatcaacatgGCTCGTTATTTTCAAAACcaaggttttagaattttttttatttaaaaaagtaccTTAATCAAATTAGTATATAGATCACAcataataaaattcaatttcaatACAAAGTAATGCTCGAAGTTGTGTTTACTTTCATTCTCTCTATTAATTTCCGTCTTtccctttcaatttttattgtatttcaaGTTCTTTGAGTTTATACAATCTCATCCTCAATTGTTATTCTAGCTGTGTTTGAATGCTAACGTGATCTCagataatttaaattgataggtgaatagtagtattttgtagATTCTCTtgaaatgtatttgaatgtaaataggttgagatatgtatttgaagggttttgttactcatcatcttcacacaccacacttaattttaatttttttaattttaattttaatttttggttttattctttctaaactaattgaattattctactcatcatttatatactacatattttgtaagagaaaaaaaaaattatgtttaacgTGTGGGATGATGGGTAAAATTTTTCGTATTTGAATGTATTAGGTTAAAGATTCAAGAGATGTTgaatattaatttggttaaGCCTTTTAATCCTTAAAGTTATAACATTCTACCACACTTCTCAATCCAACGTCCATAGTCTATTGATTATTTCCTTTTGACTCGAACTCATAACATAATCTCTGCACTGATACCAATTATTAATGAgattcaaaaaccctaaaaCGATTGGACATTAATCTTTAGGATCATAACATCACAATATTGGGCATtttaatccaaaataaaaataaaaaataaaaaacaaatctgTGTTTTGGTCTTCTATGGCTATCTAACATATTCACAAGGACCGTTTATTTCTTGGTTCCAAGTAAAGACCATCAGGTTCATGACGATGGAAACAGCTTTCTGGGTCaaaatttatctcaaatttgaagatgagttACCATGTAATTTTTCGTATGatattaagaagaaaaaagtcCTTAATTTTGATTGTTCCTTAAATTTGTGTTTTGTTGTTTGCTTTTGGTATTGATCTTATGACCAGAGTGTGAGGTGTCCGATTGACAAATAATGTATTTGTTTTCATGTGTGTTTCATCCATCAGTTGTAGGGATTCCGTGATGATCAGATCAGACGacaataacattaataataacGTACAGATGGTGACAATAATATATAGCTGCGAGGCAGCTTCCTTCCTTATGTACGTTCATTGAAAGAAACCCCCAGCTTTGGATTAGCCTCCAGCATGCATGGATTTGATTgaactttgaactttgaattGGCTTTTTCTCCACATTTTGGTTATGCAGAAATTTATGGCTCTCTAGGCTATAGCCACACCATTTCACATGAAGaaaagttgaatatatataggaatGAAGATGATACATGCATGGTTCGACTTCTCTCGTATTCCAGAAAGTTTGAATAACTAATTTCTCCTGTCATCTTTGATGTGCATgataagtgattttatatttcaactacttcaattaaaattatttaaaacgtgAGATTAGGAACGGCTaaggttttcaaaaatttttaagagaaataatagttgtagTTGTGAACTTGTGAGTATGCAAGTGttgtacaatcactttaaaaaaaataaataaatacgggatttacataaaaattaattaattttttaataataaatctcattttttttcaaaataattacataatactTATACATTTCATGACTGTATAGAAcattacttaattttaaaataaacaaaatactgaGCTATTGATAGAGGGAAAAAACAGAAGTTTTTCATTCTTTTAGATGGGCCGTGTGAAAGATAAACGTAAAATTTATATGGGCCCTTTGTAGGCGAAAGATATAGGAAACAAAGTGAGTGAGAATGATTTTATATGGGCTTCTAAGGAACTGTTCTCCACTTCTTCTCCATGGTTCTGCTAGAGGCCCCGCCCCATTCAAAGTGGCATAAAacggattttattttattattttttaaaaaagaaagcactAACAGCACAAAGCTATATGATATTTAATCCACATATGGGGTTTAATTCTTTTCATACACTATCACATCAACTTTTGCTAGATCATGACTTCGTTATaacagaagaaaataatttgtataaatttcgtTTGATtttacagatgaaatgagatgagattaaagttaaaagttaaataaaatattgttaaaatgagatgagattaaaattaaaagttaaataaaatattgttaaaatataattgtttaatataatttttattttaagatttaaaaaagttaaattgtttattttattttgtgtgagaattcgaaaaaattataataattagattaaatgagatgaaataagttgtgaaaaattgtgaaaataaacgaggccttagaCGTGCAAAGTTTATGCATGTATTCATATTCTTGAAAAGAAGTGGGatctattcaaaaaaatttattgtttttttaaatccttCTAAACTCTTCTTCTTGCCTTCGACCCTTTACATAATAATGCCATCTACTTCAGAAAATTGACATTGGAGCCTCTGGAATAAACGAGAAAGATGCTTACCTTTTCTCGTGGACAGTGACAATTATACACACATTCCATGGTTGCAGTGTTGAGTCATACATCCAGTTGTTATCTCTACGCTcttatatacaaaattaatggaATGGATAAAGGATATTGTAGGGTTTTTGTTCCTGTTTATGCCCTATCAGTTCTCAACCAAGCCATTTGGGAAAGTTCAGAACAATGAGTTCGATCAAGCGAATGTGATTCTACTGTCTCTTCCATCTTTTGACAAAATCCAATAATCCCTTAGGTTAAGAACATGTTGGACTAGTTTataaaagttttgaagaaattgtTGTCTTAAGAACAATTAATCTGGTTGCTGGAAATTTGACATGTCTTGGAGCATGTTTCAATTGCATTGATCTATGCACTGTTTCAATGAGAAACCAAGTTAGAAGGCTAGATTCCCATTCCCATAAATGCAACTGATTGTTCTAATTCTCCACTCATTTTAACATGCCCCTGACTGCATGAACATGGAATGTAATAGCATAGATCTTATATTGGTCTTGGGTTCCTAATGAGATGGACCAAAATATTAGACCATTAAGAAGTCCATTCTCTCACCCTATGTATAATAGAGTTAATCTATTGGATTCTATTATCTGTTGTTGTTAGGGTTAGAGAGAACTTGTTCCTCTCTCAAGATTCAGCTGCCACTACAGTGAAGTGGAGATGTGGTTCTTTACCTCGTTGAGATAATTTCTCAACCCTTTACTATAACTTCCATAAATTAGTATCAAGGTTTCGATTTTAGATCGTTCTGGAAATGGAGTTTTATGTTTGtaaaatattgttttgtatttttgagtttttcacCATTCAAACCCTTTTTTCATTCGGTTTTGTGTGTTTTGGGGTGATCGGAAACTCTTTCTCGGTCTATTATGGTGGTCATTGTTGTGTGGTTCGTCGAATGTCTCCAAAACCACCGCTAATGGTCTCTTTTAGATCTACCGAAAAATGGTGTCTGGTTAGTCAAAATAGTAAcgaccaatgttttgaataccgcaCCGGAAGCCGTATCGGTCAAGacactagaatgaaatattttggtaccgatactgtttcgggatagtcgatatatgaataaattatatatataaatatatataaattatattacaaaataatagtctatatatgaataaattatatataaatacatatatatataaaattataaatagcctagtctgaattgagggtcaaaaaataagcttgtagtttgaaaaaaaaaatttttttgaaggcCAAAATTGAGGCTGATAGGTCGGTACAAGCCGGTATTTGGGCCGATACAAAATGTATATGGTACATGTACCGACCCAGCGGCCGGTACGGCAAATATCGGCCAGTACGTTACGAGATCCAAAACAATGATAACGACGATAACAACTACTTATGCTACAACATTATAGAAACTAAAGATTCTATTATAAAGTCGGTATGTAGAGCACACATACTAAAATGCTtatatgacatgatttgatttggaagattaattttaaaattagaatcttacaaatcaaatattaccatATAAGTTATGTAGATAGTATGTTTTACACAcgacttaaaaatagaataacttgATAGAAATTGGGTCGTCAGTCCTTTTAACTCAGGTAGGATTTCTTCCTAATTAATGAGAATTGGACTTAATTagggctgtaaaaataaactaaaatatcgGTCCGGACCGGCCTGGACTGGTTGGTTCGATTTGGTTTTGGACCGgttcctccattttaaaaacGGTCataatcggtccggtctgggttttatattttctaggACCGGACCAGttcgcatatttatatatttttaattaattttaatattatatataatattttttatattatatataatttttataaattataattatatatgaaataatattatattataatttatattataaaattttaatcttaaacatgaatatatatttgatcatatgttttaaatatttaattactatattatcactaacgTATAGTAATATtactataccaatagtattactacatactaatagtattagtgtattaataatatttatatatatattaatatatatatataaatataagagattagagattagagatttaatatatattaaaaatcagaAAACCAGATTGAATTGGACCAGAATTGATAAAACCGAAAATATCAGTTTAGAAGGATAACCGGTGCGGTATCGGttcttgaaaatgaaaaattggtATATATCGATTTGGtcctaaaattttttcaaaactagaCTGGTTACATCCGTAGACTTTTAGCTTTGCTTGGTCTTGCTGTTTTGTGGATGACCCAATTTTGGGTCTAGCCTTTTAATAAGGAATTAAATTGACTTGGGTTATTTGATTTTTGGGCTTAGGGCTTGTAGATATGATCGGGCCCATTGTTGGGCTAGCATTTAACCTTTTTGGGTTTAAGTTCGTTGGGCTTAATCGAGTCTTATACTTGTGCCCACAACTCATGGGTTGACCTTGACCTTGACCTATTTGACGGCTAACTTGGCCCGATTGATTGTTGACCTGGCCTAACCGATTGTTGACCTGACCCATTTGATCGACCCAGTTGATCGGGTCGTCCAGCTGAACTGGATCTAGATCCCGATTCGGATTcgagaaaatataataatattatttattattttaataatttcttttgaaaagaaaaaaaaaattcttattttgttGTCATCCTTATTtcctaataaataattaaataaaatgcatatggtcatgtatttataaatatagaataatatagGCTTACTTGCAATATGGTGCATActtgcatgtatttttttaagactCGTACATTGTTTGCATGCATAAACAATGATTCTGATTGGTTATTTGTTTACCTGTCATGAAACAAATCATAATGAATAAttgaattttgttattatttataattggtTATTAAAAGAAGGAAATTTTGTTATTATGCATACTTTTTTGTGTATCCATAATAAATCTTTGTGCTATTCTCCACTTTTGGGAATCATGTTTGAAATGAAAATCATCTTTCCATTATGAGGATATTTATGAGTGCATACTTCTTGCGTATGCATAATAAATTTTTGTGTTATTCTCAGCTTTTGGGAATCCTAGATTGTCTCATTCAAATTCTAGCACATGTTTGAGATGAAAGTCAATGAAAATCATACTTTCATTATGAAGATATCTATGGGTGCATATCTTTTGTCTATGCATAATAAATTTTTGTGCTATCCTCAGCTTTTGGCGATCTTGCTTTACCTCTATAATTGTCTGTCATCTAGATGCCGACTAGAACCAATTAGAAAGACTGGTATGAGTCTcttactattaatttatttatcatgagcttggatttattttttagggTGGATGTGCCTGTTCAACTCACCGAAGAAAGCTCTACTGTGGAGAAATCTTTGTACGAGCGTTGAAAACATTCTAATAGAACTTGCATTATGATCTTGAGATATACCCTTTGACTTTCAAATGAATAATAAGGAACATATGGTGTGCaaactgaaaaaattaatttataggCTTAAACAAACATCAAGGCAGCAgtatttgaagtttgatgagATTATCAtatgttgtgtttttttaaaaagatgttgTTGATCAAAGTATATATTTGAACCTCAATGGAAGTAAACATGCTTTTTCTTGCGACAAATGACACTGAGCACTTGTTTGAGACAAAACATATGTTGTTTTCTCACTTTGACATGAAGGGTCTTGGTGAAGCCTTTTATATACTAGGTATACAGAAGGTTCGTGAGAGATCTAGTGGCACTCTTGGATCATCTTTGAAACAGATTTAAAACACCTATTGTGAAATGTGATAGGTTGTTTATATTTCAATATCCCCAAAATGATAGTGAGAGAAATATGTTATTGTGACTAATATGAGTTTGTTTGAACCTTCTATTGTATTTAGTTAGTGGGAGTTCTCTACATATGTGTGAATTGTGAATGTTGACTATGTTGCCATATGTTattgtgcattttgtttatgGCATTAATATAATTGTAACACAAGACATTTATATTTGGTCTTATTGGGCTTCTTATGAAAGTGAGTGTTGACCactatttcatattatttctccATCATACTTGCATCTTACCTATCTAAGTCACGTAATTATGAGTTCTTGTTAAGCTTCACAAATCTTGTAGGTGTATGGTTACTGTTTAGCATGACTAAATACGTACAAACACATTTTGGAGTTGGTACTTTGTGAAGATGCTTGGTTGGTTTTCACTTTGTGATTGAATGATTTATGATGTCCAAGTGAGagattgttttatttattatggaCTAGCATAAATCTTATATTGGGTCTTGGTCTCATGATGGGATGAGCCAAAATATTAACACATGAGGAAACCCATTTTcaccatatatttatatataatagagttaGCCCATCGGATTATATACATTATCTGTAGTTGTATGAccaaaaggaattaaaaaaatcttttattttcttgcgTACGTTATCATGTGTTCTTTTCTAGTAGGGTGTTTTGTGTAGCTTGTGTAAGttatttattcttttctaaTTAATAGTAGAACATTAATAGTTTCCTCTAgctcttaatttataaaaaagattgatagaaaaaaaatttagaaaaaaatatattattaattaataagattttttattttagtttcacAAGTTTTTTAGggctataatattattagatactAATTAGCATATAATTAGTAGAATggtaaatatgaaaaaattaaataaaattaaaaaattaaaaagtaaataaaataaaatgaatattattttattattagataaagaataaatgaataattggAATTGGATGTGAATAAGGTAGACAAAGACAAATTTATGTTGTATTAATTAAAACTTGATCAGTTTAACTTTTACTATTCCACGAGAGAGCTCTAACAAAATCAAATGGCACACTGGCATTCTGGACACTAAAATGTATAACGTAAATGACCAAAAAACGAAtgtatcaataaataaaaaataaaaaaaataaaaagtgggtGCGATTACATGCTGAGAATAGTGGCTGATACCTTAATTACTCTGTGCTTCTAGGAAAGCGGCGAAGTCCTGATCCCTTGCCTTGAACAATCAAGGCGAAATGCATAAAGCCGTGGAATCAGGGCACGATGTGGAAAAACGAATATGTCGACCCGATGATGCATCTGGTTTTGTGGCCGTTGCGGTTGATCTTGTGGATCCATTCTTCTTGAGAATTCCTTTGCAATCCTTCTCGAAGACATAAGCTGCTGTAACTGGTGCATTTGCATCGTCAGTCACGCTGCTTCGGATTAACTCCATAGGCAGATCGAAATATAGACGTTTGGAGTCTCCGCCCTCTTCACTGCCACGACATATGGCGCCGATGATGCATGCCCACGACCCACATTCGAATTTTTCTAAGGAAACTGTCCTCAATATCACTTTTGTGATGGAAACTTCTTCCTTTCCGGCCTTGACTTTCTTTCTCGTAAGAAAGAGTTGCAAGAACAAGTACAGAATACCGCATTTAAATCCCTTTCGGTCAGGAAGTTGCATGCAGTTATCATCTTCAATAACAGCATTTGGTTTAGGTAGCCTGAATGTAACTCATCCGGAGGTGCCCTTGCTCTTCCTTCAACACATGGGAGCTGTATTGTTGCTGATCATCGATCATAATCGCCAGGATCACTGACCTGACCAGGATTCACTTTGCTTTCGTTTCCCCTAATCTTCTGCCACATAATCTTCTGCAGCTATAACAACATGGGCTTTGGGGCTGTAGTATGAGGTAGCAAGATGATTATTAAGCTCCTCTTCCCATGgatgaacatatttttaatcGACATGCATGGAAACCTCACATGATTTTTCTAAGGGGCGCTCCTCCaattaatattacatttttCTACTACAAATTCCAAAGTATTGATAATTAATGTTTCTCAATTCTCGCTTCTGATATCTTTGTTTTTGTTGCCTCAGGAATCTCCACACTTATGATCAGTCATTTATTTCATAGTAGAAGATATCATACTCGATCTAGTTCAAGGcgtatagtttttgtttttttgtttttataagaaattagaagattcttttaagaaaaaaaaaaaacaaaaccaaactcaCTTGCATGCACGATATGTGTTGGGGAGACTGAGTTGTgaaactctctctctatatataatattattggagATAAGGAGATGCATGGTTCCCACTATTTCACTTGGGGTCGTCGTAAGTAATCTAAAGAACTTAAATCTAAGTATGTTAAGGGAGTACTGCTTCTCCACTTTCTCCTTGTGCCTGAtacccacatatatatatatataataattccaAATCTAAGTGCTAATCAGCAATCAATGCGAATATATGTTAGAAAAACTTCTATATAAGATCCTAAAGAAGATGGTTTAATTTAAGTATCCCAAGTTCCGTTTTTGGGAATTCTAAGGTACTGTGCCCATAATGTCCATGCAGCACTGTCTACCTCAACAACCATCTCCAGGTTCGACCATCCATGATACTGCACTGCATGTACCAACAAAACTCCTGTTACTTAATTATGGGTCCCTGTCAAACTCATATAATGGTTAGATTCATACATTAATTAAGAGGGGCATGATATATGATCTGTGTGTGTAAAAGCCCAGAAAAGTACTAACAGTACATGCTAAATGACATATACATCAAGCAAATGTAGTTATTTTTGGTGTGAAGTCGATAAATTTATCAGCACAAGTAGTTGGTACGGATTTCCTCACCAAATATACACAAATAGGAGATATATCTCGTTAGCTAATCTACTCTCCTCCGAAGTGGAGCTAGCCTAAAAGGAACTTTGAATTAGCTTGGATTTTCCCCTCTTAGTCTTAGAGATTTAATTGCATAGATTCTATTGCATGTGCCTCATCCATCAGTTTCCCTACTTTGGAAATCGAGAAAATGCAAGTTTATTTCGTATCATCCAACAGGAGAATTCATGGGTTTGGATGGTCAGATCAGATGGTTCAATAAATTCCTCATGATGAAGCTCTTTTAGTTGGTTTTTTGCTTAAAATCTAGGCTATGGAACAAACATTTAGGATAAAATCTCAGCTTTAAAAATTGGGTTACTCCTGTGCTATCAGTCGCAAATTACTGATCATCGAGCTCATGATTGTTAAGCGATTCAGTGCTAATTGTTCATTGGTTCAATAACCATATATGCTCATCCTCCTTGCAAATATATTCAGCTCTTGTATGATGCCAGCCATTTGATATTCCTCATACTAGCTTGTAGAGAAGGTAACTGCATGCCGAGCTGATGGATAATTAGCAAAATTGGGAGACTCAGGGGTGTGGACAAGTTCTTTTCATCTGTTTCTCAATTGCGTAACCAGCTTATTGGAGTTTATGCACTTGACAGATCGGGGTTGCCTCACTTTCAACATCAGAATAATACTTTTAAGGATTTATGCTTCCTATATTTTTTGAACATTACTCAAATTCCTATATAATCCATTTAAAATGAGTAAACCTAAATATAGTTTGAGTGTGCAAGCAATCCTTTTAAAAATAGCGTGGAGCAAGCTTTGTACTAATTTGTATATTCTAAAactgtataaataattttctttaaaatagaCGCGTTTAAATAAATACTATCTATTTCAAGTGAAAT
This genomic interval from Juglans regia cultivar Chandler chromosome 3, Walnut 2.0, whole genome shotgun sequence contains the following:
- the LOC108993892 gene encoding uncharacterized protein LOC108993892, giving the protein MQLPDRKGFKCGILYLFLQLFLTRKKVKAGKEEVSITKVILRTVSLEKFECGSWACIIGAICRGSEEGGDSKRLYFDLPMELIRSSVTDDANAPVTAAYVFEKDCKGILKKNGSTRSTATATKPDASSGRHIRFSTSCPDSTALCISP